One part of the Prionailurus bengalensis isolate Pbe53 chromosome B2, Fcat_Pben_1.1_paternal_pri, whole genome shotgun sequence genome encodes these proteins:
- the RPL10A gene encoding 60S ribosomal protein L10a codes for MSSKVSRDTLYEAVREVLHGNQRKRRKFLETVELQISLKNYDPQKDKRFSGTVRLKSTPRPKFSVCVLGDQQHCDEAKAVDIPHMDIEALKKLNKNKKLVKKLAKKYDAFLASESLIKQIPRILGPGLNKAGKFPSLLTHNENMVAKVDEVKSTIKFQMKKVLCLAVAVGHVKMTDDELVYNIHLAVNFLVSLLKKNWQNVRALYIKSTMGKPQRLY; via the exons ATGAG CAGCAAAGTCTCCCGCGATACCCTGTACGAGGCGGTGCGGGAAGTCCTGCACGGGAACCAGCGCAAGCGCAGGAA GTTTTTGGAGACCGTGGAGCTGCAGATCAGCTTGAAGAACTATGATCCTCAGAAGGACAAACGCTTCTCGGGCACCGTCAG GCTTAAGTCCACTCCCCGCCCCAAGTTCTCCGTATGTGTGCTGGGGGACCAGCAGCACTGTGATGAGGCGAAGGCTGTGGATATTCCCCACATGGACATTGAGGCTCTGAAGAAACTCAACAAGAATAAAAAGCTAGTCAAGAAGCTGG CCAAGAAGTATGATGCCTTTCTGGCTTCTGAATCTCTGATCAAGCAGATTCCACGAATCCTGGGCCCTGGCCTGAATAAGGCTGGCAAGTTCCCTTCCTTGCTGACCCACAATGAGAATATGGTGGCCAAAGTGGATGAAGTGAAGTCCACAATCAAATTCCAGATGAAGAAG GTGTTGTGTCTGGCAGTGGCTGTTGGCCACGTGAAGATGACAGATGATGAGCTTGTGTATAACATCCACTTAGCTGTCAATTTCCTGGTGTCATTGCTCAAGAAGAATTGGCAGAATGTCCGGGCTTTATACATCAAGAGCACCATGGGCAAGCCCCAACGCCTGTACTAA